A stretch of the Thiocystis violascens DSM 198 genome encodes the following:
- the fliD gene encoding flagellar filament capping protein FliD, whose translation MDTNIIGSLGAGSGIDIAKLVSQLTEVERAPQQQLIDTRQKKLEAQISGYGQLKSALDTLKTAMGSLGTADIFNARSVAVPTSDAITADSVSPGAQTGSYKIDVLAVASAHSLATQAQDERDGALGKSGNLTIGFGEWTYNGSDEPTGFATNAERAALSIEVEATDSLDSIAAKINAQNAGVQAAVLKVDGQYQLTLTAPSGVSNALRVSVDDTSLNAFAFNESQFDQVAETQQGADASLKINGLAVTRESNSIDDVIQGFAFTINKISTESLNFSVTADKGSAEEAVRGFVEAYNAFQETTQKLIGYSRDDDNNLVRGDLAGDSAARTAISRLREQIGGAVPGIASGFTALTNVGIRTERDGSLSISEDEFTDAFAKNFDLIGELFASKTTSANSAVKVNQGTFAASATAGTYAVKIDRDPTHGQTQGTPITVGGFNAGTDKFDTPLTAAGAAYSFKINVDGTNSNLIELNGTYNSADDLRADLQSRINGDASLKAAGIALDVGYDDTTDSFSFTSRDYGAISQVKFTETGASLGALGIALTQARIVGDAVSQESFDAATETFTTPLNAATGDYSFKLSVNGVASGALQLSGTYTDAETLRADLQTQINADANVASVGGLDVTYDPATNAFSFVSRTGGAASAVAFTETGDDMAKLGIGLAMTGTRGVDVAGSIDGVAGFGAGNVLLPDIDSKAYGLNLSVSAGAKAQSEASGTAGFEIGFSRGFAGELSKLIDNFLGSTGIVKTREDGIQTQLDGLDENKTKLDRRMEGVSARLLAQFTAMENIVNSLQGTGSQLEGLVDRLPFTASSS comes from the coding sequence ATGGATACCAACATCATCGGCTCGCTCGGCGCCGGATCGGGGATCGATATCGCCAAGCTGGTCTCCCAACTGACCGAAGTGGAGCGCGCGCCCCAGCAACAACTTATCGATACCCGCCAGAAGAAGCTGGAGGCGCAGATTTCCGGCTACGGCCAGCTCAAGAGCGCGCTCGATACGCTCAAGACCGCGATGGGGTCGCTGGGGACGGCGGACATCTTCAATGCCCGCTCGGTCGCGGTGCCCACCTCCGATGCCATTACCGCCGATAGCGTGTCGCCCGGCGCCCAGACCGGCAGTTATAAGATCGACGTGCTGGCGGTGGCAAGCGCCCATTCATTGGCGACCCAGGCCCAGGACGAGCGCGATGGCGCGCTCGGCAAGTCCGGGAATCTGACGATCGGCTTCGGAGAGTGGACCTACAACGGATCCGATGAGCCGACCGGCTTCGCCACCAACGCCGAGCGTGCCGCGCTCTCGATCGAGGTGGAGGCGACGGACTCGCTCGACAGCATCGCCGCGAAGATCAACGCACAGAATGCGGGCGTGCAGGCGGCGGTGCTGAAGGTCGACGGCCAGTATCAGCTCACCCTGACCGCGCCCTCGGGCGTGTCCAATGCCCTGCGCGTCAGCGTTGACGATACGAGCCTGAACGCCTTTGCCTTCAACGAGTCGCAGTTCGACCAGGTGGCCGAGACCCAGCAGGGCGCGGACGCCAGCCTGAAGATCAATGGTCTCGCGGTGACGCGCGAGAGCAACTCCATCGACGATGTCATCCAGGGGTTCGCCTTCACCATTAATAAGATCTCCACCGAGAGCCTGAACTTTTCGGTCACGGCGGACAAGGGCTCGGCGGAGGAGGCGGTGCGCGGCTTCGTCGAGGCCTATAACGCCTTTCAGGAAACCACCCAGAAGCTGATCGGCTATTCCCGCGACGACGATAACAATCTGGTGCGCGGCGATCTGGCCGGCGACAGTGCGGCGCGGACCGCGATCAGCCGTCTGCGCGAGCAGATCGGCGGTGCCGTGCCGGGCATCGCGAGCGGCTTCACGGCGCTGACCAATGTCGGCATTCGCACCGAGCGGGATGGCTCGCTCAGCATCAGCGAGGACGAATTCACCGACGCCTTCGCGAAGAATTTCGACTTGATCGGGGAACTGTTCGCGAGCAAGACGACCTCGGCCAACAGCGCGGTCAAGGTCAATCAAGGCACCTTTGCCGCGAGCGCGACCGCCGGAACCTATGCCGTCAAGATCGACCGCGATCCGACGCACGGACAGACCCAGGGCACGCCGATCACTGTTGGCGGTTTCAATGCGGGCACGGATAAATTCGACACGCCCTTGACCGCCGCCGGCGCGGCCTACAGCTTTAAGATCAATGTGGATGGGACGAACTCCAATCTGATCGAGCTGAACGGAACCTACAATTCGGCCGACGATCTGCGCGCCGATCTGCAATCACGGATCAATGGCGATGCCAGTCTGAAGGCGGCGGGTATTGCGCTGGATGTCGGCTACGACGACACGACCGATAGCTTCAGTTTCACCTCGCGCGACTACGGCGCGATCTCTCAGGTGAAGTTCACCGAGACCGGCGCCAGTCTGGGCGCGTTGGGCATCGCGCTCACGCAGGCGCGGATCGTTGGGGATGCGGTGAGTCAGGAGTCTTTCGATGCGGCAACCGAGACCTTTACCACGCCGCTGAATGCCGCGACCGGGGATTACAGCTTCAAGCTCAGTGTCAATGGGGTGGCATCGGGTGCGCTCCAGCTCAGCGGCACCTACACGGACGCCGAGACCCTGCGCGCGGATCTCCAGACGCAGATCAATGCCGACGCCAATGTGGCATCGGTCGGCGGGCTGGATGTTACCTACGATCCCGCGACCAACGCCTTCAGCTTCGTTTCGCGCACGGGCGGCGCGGCATCCGCGGTGGCCTTTACCGAGACCGGCGACGACATGGCGAAATTGGGCATCGGTCTGGCCATGACCGGAACCAGGGGTGTCGACGTGGCCGGCAGCATCGACGGCGTGGCCGGTTTCGGCGCCGGTAACGTGCTCTTGCCCGACATCGACTCTAAAGCCTATGGATTGAATCTGAGCGTGAGCGCCGGGGCCAAGGCCCAGAGCGAGGCCAGCGGGACGGCTGGCTTCGAGATCGGCTTCTCGCGCGGCTTCGCTGGCGAGCTGTCCAAACTGATAGACAACTTCCTCGGCTCCACCGGCATCGTCAAGACCCGCGAGGACGGCATCCAGACTCAGCTCGACGGTCTCGACGAGAACAAGACCAAACTGGATCGTCGCATGGAAGGCGTCTCCGCCCGTCTGCTCGCCCAGTTCACCGCGATGGAGAATATCGTCAACAGTCTCCAGGGCACCGGTAGCCAACTGGAGGGTCTGGTCGATCGATTGCCCTTTACCGCATCGTCAAGTTGA
- a CDS encoding flagellar protein FlaG, translated as MGTPRPAHPIPKQPNQGFKIMASDSFNVAAISPMSTAATPSRVAQRDTSQATTPPINQAAATTAAAQTSATAERASTGPGDANPLNRDQAGSVEQIARAVDRINEMMQNGKQALSFQLDDDSGRLVIKVTDAQTKELIRQIPSEETLQFAQYVDGLAGLIFNKKA; from the coding sequence ATGGGCACGCCGCGCCCTGCCCATCCGATACCAAAGCAGCCGAACCAGGGATTCAAGATCATGGCCAGTGATTCTTTCAATGTCGCGGCGATCAGCCCAATGTCGACGGCTGCAACGCCGTCGCGGGTCGCGCAACGCGACACGAGCCAGGCAACGACGCCGCCAATCAATCAGGCAGCAGCAACGACGGCGGCGGCGCAGACCAGTGCGACCGCCGAACGAGCGTCGACGGGTCCGGGCGACGCCAATCCGCTCAACAGAGACCAAGCGGGTTCGGTCGAACAGATCGCCCGGGCGGTGGATCGCATCAACGAGATGATGCAAAACGGTAAGCAGGCCCTGTCGTTTCAGCTTGACGATGACTCCGGGCGCCTGGTGATCAAGGTGACGGATGCGCAGACCAAGGAGTTGATCCGTCAGATTCCAAGCGAGGAGACCTTGCAGTTCGCGCAGTATGTCGATGGCTTGGCGGGGTTGATTTTTAACAAGAAGGCTTAG
- a CDS encoding flagellin, with the protein MSLVINTNVASLNAQRNITKSQSSLSQSMERLSSGLRINSAKDDAAGSAIVSRLTSQVKGLDQAVRNANDGISLVQTAEGALSESSNILQRMRELSVQSANGTYTSGNRTTLNAETQQLVKELNRISETTNFNGLNLLDGSSVDVKLQIGAEANQTIGVSIGTMDAASLGVADSAGIGSVTRIGTGAAATTSAASDVAVSMAASATNAGVLAAGDLIINGISIDGATSSSDTASAYGKSSSAIATAAAINEKSAQTGVTAVVGETKLGGNSMSAGATTGTIQLNGVSIALATTDDTTTTRAAVIRDINLVSEQTGVTAVDSGTDMGGITLTAADGRNISLIQTVGSLTKANTGLGFAGASLTSALATGTVTLVADGGKEIAIASGATGNAKDAGFSEGTYSGTATQVTSNLADSTTAMAAGNLLVNGVQVGPSYATDDTASTLNQDASAIAKAAAFNLVSDKTGVTATVNANIAKNTTVQATATAAVSGTINGVEITGFTSVAGNDARSANRQSLVNAINAIKDQTGVRAIDTGEDGSATGGGVQLIADDGRNIVANITAGANAGFNSAVATAYVGEFTLHSDKEIVIERGTNDNLALTGLTVGTYGGGKDGQSLASIDISTIEGANKAIVAIDNALEKVNNVRADLGAVNNRLDFTINNLSSISQNATASRSRIQDADFASETAMLSRSQVLQQASSAMLAQANSAPQQVLSLLR; encoded by the coding sequence ATGTCCTTGGTTATCAACACCAACGTTGCCTCGCTGAACGCGCAGCGCAATATCACCAAGTCCCAGTCCAGCCTGAGTCAGTCGATGGAACGGTTGAGCAGCGGTCTGCGCATCAACTCCGCCAAGGACGACGCGGCGGGTTCGGCCATCGTCAGCCGTCTGACCTCGCAGGTGAAGGGACTCGATCAGGCGGTGCGCAACGCCAACGACGGTATCTCGCTGGTGCAGACCGCCGAGGGCGCGTTGAGCGAGTCCTCCAACATCCTCCAGCGCATGCGCGAACTGTCGGTGCAGTCCGCCAACGGCACCTACACCAGCGGCAACCGCACCACCCTCAACGCCGAGACCCAGCAGTTGGTCAAGGAGTTGAACCGTATCTCCGAGACCACCAACTTCAACGGACTGAATCTGCTCGACGGTTCGTCGGTCGATGTCAAACTGCAGATTGGCGCCGAGGCCAATCAGACCATCGGCGTCAGCATCGGGACCATGGACGCAGCCTCCCTGGGCGTGGCGGACTCCGCGGGCATCGGCTCCGTGACCCGGATCGGCACCGGGGCCGCAGCGACGACGTCCGCCGCCAGCGATGTGGCGGTGAGCATGGCCGCGTCCGCCACGAACGCGGGGGTCTTGGCCGCGGGCGATCTGATCATCAACGGCATCTCCATCGACGGCGCCACCTCCTCCTCCGATACCGCCTCGGCCTACGGCAAGAGCAGCAGCGCCATCGCGACCGCGGCGGCGATCAACGAAAAAAGCGCGCAGACCGGCGTCACGGCGGTGGTGGGCGAGACCAAGCTCGGCGGCAACAGTATGAGCGCCGGGGCCACGACGGGAACCATTCAGCTCAATGGCGTCAGCATCGCGCTGGCCACCACGGACGACACGACGACCACGCGCGCCGCCGTGATCCGGGACATCAATCTGGTGTCGGAGCAGACGGGCGTCACCGCCGTCGATAGCGGGACCGACATGGGCGGTATCACCCTGACGGCGGCGGACGGGCGCAATATCTCGCTGATCCAGACCGTGGGCAGTTTGACCAAAGCCAACACGGGTCTCGGTTTCGCTGGCGCCTCCCTGACCTCCGCCCTCGCCACCGGCACCGTCACCCTGGTGGCCGACGGCGGCAAGGAGATCGCCATCGCCTCGGGCGCGACCGGCAACGCCAAGGATGCCGGCTTCAGCGAGGGCACCTACAGCGGCACCGCCACCCAGGTCACCTCGAATCTGGCCGACTCGACCACTGCCATGGCGGCCGGCAACCTGCTGGTCAACGGGGTGCAGGTGGGTCCGTCCTACGCCACCGACGACACGGCCTCTACGCTCAATCAAGACGCCAGCGCCATCGCCAAGGCAGCGGCCTTCAATCTGGTCTCCGACAAGACCGGGGTGACCGCGACGGTCAACGCCAACATCGCCAAGAACACGACGGTCCAGGCAACCGCCACCGCGGCCGTATCCGGCACCATCAACGGGGTCGAAATCACCGGCTTCACTTCGGTCGCCGGCAACGACGCCCGGAGCGCCAACCGTCAGTCGCTGGTCAACGCGATCAACGCCATTAAGGATCAGACCGGGGTGCGGGCGATCGATACCGGCGAGGATGGCTCGGCGACGGGCGGCGGCGTCCAGCTCATCGCCGACGACGGGCGCAATATCGTCGCCAATATCACCGCTGGCGCGAATGCCGGCTTCAATAGCGCCGTGGCAACGGCCTATGTTGGGGAGTTCACGCTCCACTCTGACAAGGAGATCGTGATCGAACGGGGCACGAACGACAATCTTGCGTTAACGGGCCTGACCGTGGGTACCTACGGCGGCGGCAAGGACGGCCAGTCGCTCGCCAGCATCGACATCTCGACCATTGAGGGGGCGAACAAGGCGATCGTGGCCATCGATAACGCCCTCGAAAAGGTCAACAACGTGCGCGCCGACCTGGGCGCGGTCAATAACCGGCTGGACTTCACCATCAACAACCTGTCCAGTATCTCGCAGAACGCCACGGCCTCGCGCTCGCGCATCCAGGACGCGGATTTCGCGTCGGAGACGGCGATGCTTTCCAGATCGCAGGTGTTGCAGCAGGCGAGCTCGGCCATGCTGGCCCAGGCCAACTCGGCGCCGCAACAGGTGCTGTCGCTCCTGCGGTAA
- a CDS encoding DUF4102 domain-containing protein translates to MAWNAQSYRSQGRKRLMTLGAYGVLTLDLDTAADARQSFGKNIATFLRGKLARDITVQDIESVLSKVQERGALAVESKLFRLLLTGQRPSKKSWVRDGRLGAVLQQSALSWQLIVKLCGSIDRFLKRLRHGVSRPF, encoded by the coding sequence ATGGCTTGGAATGCGCAGTCCTACCGCAGCCAAGGGCGCAAGCGACTGATGACGCTCGGCGCCTACGGTGTTCTCACGCTGGATCTCGATACAGCGGCGGATGCGCGGCAAAGTTTCGGGAAAAATATCGCAACGTTCCTGCGCGGGAAACTCGCGAGAGACATCACCGTTCAAGATATCGAGAGCGTCCTGAGCAAAGTTCAGGAACGTGGCGCACTTGCCGTGGAGAGCAAACTCTTTCGGTTACTGCTGACCGGTCAGCGGCCGTCGAAGAAATCCTGGGTGCGCGATGGTCGCCTCGGCGCGGTTCTCCAGCAAAGCGCCTTGTCATGGCAATTGATCGTCAAGCTCTGCGGCAGTATAGACAGGTTTTTGAAGCGTTTGAGGCATGGCGTTAGCCGTCCCTTTTGA
- a CDS encoding ATP-binding protein, with product MSQSPGLRRQIIRSLIVMALGIILLSIVGTYVFYALISKYLPDSISETWVPSRIELTWILGTTIASLTMAGYVAIRLSRRILTPLNSVVHNLREVAQGNLQARATLDEHAQGETAQLVRDFNTMAERLQSVTREQEFWNAAVAHELRTPFTILRGRLQGLAEGVFAPTSEVFSGLLRQVEGLGRLIEDLRVLSLNESGHLKLDLAPANLAQEISLVVHAFASSLETRGLRIHVEVSEQTQVVCDAFRIRQALIALLENALKYAEPGELRVSANVSKGVCHVSVEDNGPGIAPEIAAQVFEAFRCGDPSRSRISGGSGLGLAVVKAIAEAHGGQAVCRPSGAGGTALVLHWPIELKDNE from the coding sequence GTGAGCCAGTCGCCGGGGTTGCGCAGGCAGATCATTCGATCCTTGATCGTGATGGCCCTGGGCATCATCCTGCTCTCAATAGTCGGCACGTACGTTTTCTATGCGCTCATCTCCAAGTATCTGCCTGACAGCATCTCCGAAACCTGGGTTCCGTCACGTATCGAGTTGACCTGGATCCTGGGCACGACAATCGCCTCACTGACCATGGCTGGTTACGTGGCGATTAGGCTCTCGCGCCGCATTCTTACCCCCTTGAATTCGGTCGTTCACAACCTGCGCGAAGTTGCACAAGGCAACCTGCAGGCTCGCGCAACCCTGGATGAGCATGCGCAGGGCGAGACGGCCCAGCTGGTGCGCGACTTCAACACCATGGCCGAACGCTTGCAGAGCGTGACCCGTGAGCAGGAGTTCTGGAACGCTGCCGTCGCCCATGAACTGCGTACACCGTTCACGATTCTGCGCGGGCGCCTGCAGGGATTGGCGGAAGGGGTTTTTGCCCCCACCAGCGAGGTGTTCAGTGGGCTGCTGCGCCAGGTGGAGGGGCTCGGTCGATTGATCGAGGATCTGCGTGTGCTCAGCCTCAACGAAAGTGGCCATTTGAAGTTAGATCTGGCACCGGCCAACCTAGCTCAGGAAATCTCACTTGTCGTTCATGCGTTCGCTAGCAGCTTGGAAACCCGAGGCCTTCGCATTCACGTCGAAGTGAGCGAACAAACTCAAGTCGTGTGCGACGCATTTCGCATCCGCCAGGCGCTCATTGCGCTGCTGGAAAATGCCCTCAAATATGCGGAGCCTGGGGAATTGCGCGTTAGCGCCAACGTCTCGAAAGGTGTCTGTCATGTGAGCGTCGAGGACAACGGCCCCGGCATTGCGCCGGAGATCGCTGCTCAAGTATTCGAGGCGTTTCGTTGTGGTGACCCATCGAGATCCCGGATTAGCGGCGGGAGTGGCCTGGGCTTGGCGGTGGTCAAGGCCATCGCCGAGGCCCATGGTGGCCAAGCGGTTTGCCGACCTTCCGGTGCGGGAGGAACTGCTTTAGTTCTCCATTGGCCCATTGAACTTAAAGACAACGAATGA
- a CDS encoding response regulator, producing the protein MTLRAADLSSSMRSNQASMSQALILIAEDEAEIAEILTAYLECSGLRTVHAVDGHDALAKHQSLKPDLVLLDVQMPRMDGWQVLSEIRHRGETPVIMLTALDQDIDKLVGLRIGADDYVVKPFNPAEVVARVMAVLRRVKATGADGASLLRVGVFQIDLDNHEASVDVDGQHRVLELTLTEFKILTSLMRSPRRVFSRAELLFSCLPEGDTQERTVDSHISKLRKKLESLGIPNVPASVRGVGYRFGGDA; encoded by the coding sequence ATGACCTTGCGCGCAGCAGACTTGAGTTCGTCCATGCGATCCAACCAGGCGTCCATGTCGCAAGCGCTGATCCTCATTGCCGAAGACGAAGCTGAAATCGCCGAGATTTTGACCGCTTATCTGGAGTGCAGTGGGTTGCGCACGGTCCACGCCGTGGATGGGCACGACGCCCTAGCGAAACATCAGAGCCTCAAGCCCGATCTGGTGTTGCTCGACGTGCAGATGCCACGCATGGACGGCTGGCAGGTGCTCAGCGAGATTCGCCATCGCGGTGAAACACCGGTCATCATGCTCACAGCACTCGACCAGGACATCGACAAGCTGGTGGGATTGCGCATTGGCGCGGACGACTATGTGGTCAAACCCTTCAATCCAGCCGAGGTCGTCGCGCGGGTTATGGCGGTGTTGCGGCGCGTGAAGGCAACGGGGGCCGACGGCGCAAGTCTGCTGCGTGTCGGCGTGTTCCAGATCGACCTGGACAACCATGAAGCCAGCGTGGATGTCGATGGCCAGCACCGCGTACTGGAGCTGACCCTTACGGAGTTCAAGATTCTGACCAGCCTCATGCGTTCGCCCAGGCGCGTGTTCAGCCGTGCCGAGTTGCTTTTCTCCTGTTTACCCGAGGGCGACACGCAGGAAAGGACGGTGGACAGCCACATCAGCAAGCTGCGCAAGAAACTGGAGAGTCTGGGGATTCCCAACGTCCCGGCAAGTGTACGGGGCGTGGGGTATCGTTTCGGAGGTGACGCGTGA